In Poecilia reticulata strain Guanapo linkage group LG17, Guppy_female_1.0+MT, whole genome shotgun sequence, the following proteins share a genomic window:
- the nmnat3 gene encoding nicotinamide/nicotinic acid mononucleotide adenylyltransferase 3, with product MASCRAPLVLLACGSFNPITNQHMRLFELARDHMHSTGRFEVVGGIVSPVSDGYGKQGLVPAKHRISMAKLALQSSNWVTVDEWESQQPDWTETVVTMRYHHGQILKEYEQSAGRHSDTSGNFASPSSPFPQLKLLCGADFLSSFKTPGLWLEDHVEELVQRFGLVCVSRGSLQPERAVHESDTLFRHRRNVFLVREWVRNETSATEIRRALRRHLSVKYLIPDSVIEYIRQHELYTEDSERRNEGTALRPLIKQAHQPIKSLDD from the exons ATGGCCTCCTGCCGCGCTCCACTGGTTTTATTAGCCTGCGGCTCTTTTAATCCAATCACCAATCAGCATATGCGGCTATTTGAGCTGGCCAGGGACCACATGCACAGCACAG GCCGGTTCGAGGTGGTGGGGGGCATCGTGTCTCCAGTGAGTGACGGATATGGAAAGCAAGGCCTGGTCCCTGCGAAGCATCGGATTTCTATGGCTAAACTGGCCCTTCAGAGCTCTAACTGGGTCACGGTTGATGAATGGGAGAGCCAGCAGCCAGACTGGACGGAGACAGTGGTCACTATGAg GTATCATCATGGGCAGATTCTGAAAGAATATGAGCAAAGCGCAGGAAGGCACAGCGACACCAGTGGGAACTTTGCTTCTCCATCAA GCCCGTTCCCCCAGCTGAAGCTGCTGTGCGGAGCCGATTTCCTTTCCAGCTTCAAGACCCCGGGCCTGTGGCTGGAGGACCACGTGGAGGAGTTGGTCCAACGCTTCGGCCTCGTCTGCGTCAGCAGAGGGAGTCTGCAGCCCGAGCGGGCGGTGCACGAGTCGGACACGCTCTTCCGCCACAGGCGGAACGTTTTCCTGGTGAGGGAGTGGGTGAGGAACGAGACGAGCGCCACGGAGATCCGTCGGGCGCTGAGACGGCACCTTAGCGTGAAGTACCTGATCCCAGATTCTGTGATAGAGTACATTCGCCAGCACGAGCTCTACACGGAGGACAGCGAGAGGAGAAACGAGGGCACGGCGCTCAGGCCGCTTATCAAACAGGCACATCAGCCGATAAAGAGTCTGGACGACTGA
- the rbp1.1 gene encoding retinol-binding protein 1.1, with translation MPVDMNGYWKMVSNDNFEDYMKALDVNVAIRKIALLLKPDKDIVQDGDHLTIKTLSTFKNYNMDFHVGKEFEEDLTGVDDRKCMTTVTWEGDKLVCVQKGEIEGRGWTQWVEGDQLHLELRAGGAVCKQVFKKT, from the exons ATGCCCGTCGACATGAATGGATACTGGAAAATGGTTTCCAATGACAACTTTGAGGACTACATGAAGGCTCTCG ATGTAAATGTTGCCATCAGAAAAATTGCCCTTTTACTGAAACCTGACAAGGACATCGTTCAAGACGGGGACCACCTGACGATCAAGACCCTCAGTACCTTCAAGAACTACAACATGGATTTCCACGTGGGCAAGGAGTTTGAGGAGGATCTCACAGGAGTCGATGACAGAAAATGCATG ACCACCGTCACCTGGGAGGGAGACAAACTAGTGTGTGTTCAGAAGGGAGAGATAGAAGGAAGAGGATGGACCCAATGGGTGGAGGGAGACCAGCTTCATCTG gagCTCAGAGCTGGAGGCGCTGTTTGCAAGCAGGTTTTCAAGAAAACCTAA